The genome window AGTTAATCTCTACGTGCTAATCATCATTTGATCTTGTAGTAATAGACCGCCACGATCACTGCTACAAGAACTATAAGTGCTCCTCCCCCGTATGCAACGTAGGTAATCAGTGTGGCCTTCCCCTTATCCTCTTCGAGCCCCTCTTGGAGCTCCTCTAAATCCGCTAGAATTTCTTGGTGCTTGTCCGCGGCCTCAAGTTTTTCGCCTTGGAGCGTGAGGATCATCCGTCTGTCGTGGATATCATCCTCTGTGTGACAGACTGCGCAGGCTTTCGACTCAATCTCAAAAGTATGACTCTTTTCGTATAGATGACAATCGCTACATTTGACTCCTGAGCTGGCATGAGTCCCATTCAGGAACCCCTCGTACCTATGTTCACCTTCTGAGCCCGTGTGGCATCCCCCACACAGCTCAGGGGATGTGTTCACCGTCATCGTCAATCCCGCCTCATGGCAGGCCTCACAGGTGACTCCCTCTGAGGCGTACTTCCCTGATGCGGCGTCGAATCCCGTGGTATGACACTCGAGGCATTCTGATGGGCTACCCTGTGATTGCCACTCACTTTGAAATGCCTCATTCGCGAAGGCATTAGCCATGGGCGAATCCTTCCACTGCTCGTATTCGACCTCGTGACACTCTTTGCAAGTCTCAGAGCCGACATACTCATCTATGCTCTGAGCTATCACTGTAAAATTCGCCCCCAGCAATAGGATACCTGAGAGCGATATTGCAATTAGACAGGCGCTGACCATGAATCTCATACGGTTTCTCTTGGTGCGCGCAGACATGAACATTAGATGTCATCCTCTGAATTCTAAGGAGTTATCGTGTTTCAGCATTTATGTATTTCTTTCCTTTCCCTTGTTTTTTTTTACTAAGATGAAAGAAATACTTCCTTAACCTTTCTTAAAATGAGATTTGATCCTTTGAATGATTTACAGATTGATCATAATTCATATCTTGACTAGAAGAAAAGGCATAACATCCCTAGTTCTCCTAAATCCCATGTTAACAGATAGATTCAAAAACTTGGGGTAATGTTCAAGGTATCGATCCGAATGCTGGAAACAAAAGGCAAACAGACTACCATTTATCTACTATTCTCACTTATGATTTTTATGTTAGTTACCAACTCATCTTCAACTACCGAGAGTAGAGCTATACCTGAATATGTGAGAGAACTCCCGAAGGCGTTAAAGGGGGTCTGTAAGGTCTGTCACGTAAGAGCCTCCGGGGGACCTTTGAACAGCTATGGGGACGATTTCGAATCGTCCGGTAGGCGCACCAGTGCTTTAAACGATCTTGACTCCGACGCCGATGGTTTCAGCAACGCGGAAGAGCTGGCGGCGGGGTCCCTTCCAGGAGATCAGGATTCTACGCCAACGAGTAAGAATAAAGGAATCAACTTATACCTGCTGATGGGCGGGGCAAGTGTGCTCCTCATAATAGCCAGTGTGGCGTTTAGGGCGAGAAACCCCCCTGACTCCTAGCCGAGAATACCACATAATGGACATTTTGTCTTAAGCAATCTTATTATTCTACTTCTCCGGGCTAGATAGTGGAATCCCCCCCTGAAAATAATCCCAACCTCGGTGAGTCATCTGGTTAAAACTAAAGGATTGGCGCTCCTCTCGGGCGGTCTCGACAGCACCCTCGCAGTCAAGGCAATGGTGGACCAGGGATTAGAGATCGAGGCGGTCCACTTTACGACCCCATTCTGTAACTGCGATAAATGCTCCGTGGATGATGTAAGCGAGCAGTTTGATGTCCCCGTTCACCACATCTTTATGGGGCAGGAGTTCCTGGACTTGGTGGCTGATCCCCCCCACGGATACGGGAGCCACATGAACATTTGCATCGACTGCCGGATCAACATGTTTCGGGGAGCTAAAAAGCTGGGGGATGAGATCGGGGCC of Candidatus Bathyarchaeota archaeon contains these proteins:
- a CDS encoding multiheme c-type cytochrome, which translates into the protein MRFMVSACLIAISLSGILLLGANFTVIAQSIDEYVGSETCKECHEVEYEQWKDSPMANAFANEAFQSEWQSQGSPSECLECHTTGFDAASGKYASEGVTCEACHEAGLTMTVNTSPELCGGCHTGSEGEHRYEGFLNGTHASSGVKCSDCHLYEKSHTFEIESKACAVCHTEDDIHDRRMILTLQGEKLEAADKHQEILADLEELQEGLEEDKGKATLITYVAYGGGALIVLVAVIVAVYYYKIK